A part of Candidatus Eisenbacteria bacterium genomic DNA contains:
- a CDS encoding MscL family protein produces MKGFIAFLKETNALALAIGVIIGGAVGKVVSSIVGDLLMPLISLAMPAGDWREAKLALTHKADGSVDKALGIGAFSGSVVDFVIIAFVVYVVTKQLLKPAPAPPAPATKQCGECLETIPAAAKKCRACGSAV; encoded by the coding sequence ATGAAGGGCTTCATCGCATTCCTGAAGGAGACGAACGCGCTGGCTCTGGCGATCGGCGTCATCATCGGCGGGGCCGTCGGCAAGGTGGTCAGCTCGATCGTCGGCGATCTGCTCATGCCCCTCATCAGCCTGGCGATGCCGGCCGGCGACTGGCGCGAGGCCAAACTCGCGCTGACCCACAAGGCCGACGGCAGCGTGGACAAGGCGCTCGGCATCGGCGCGTTCAGCGGCTCGGTCGTGGACTTCGTGATCATCGCGTTCGTGGTCTACGTGGTCACGAAGCAGCTCCTCAAGCCGGCGCCCGCGCCGCCCGCGCCGGCGACCAAGCAGTGCGGCGAGTGCCTCGAGACCATTCCCGCTGCGGCGAAGAAGTGCCGCGCGTGCGGAAGCGCCGTCTAG
- a CDS encoding S9 family peptidase, whose translation MRPSTAGSLFVVIALCCAAQPGQAARESRPSATELVSLRAASALALSPDGGRVAFLLASATFDSTAQPKEGDDGAGWKRERQVWVVDAASHEARALTHGDAAASGPCWSPDGRTLAFVREAGGKAVLQLLPLSGGEAAKLATGALEPSEPAFSPDGRFIAFLADAPPDAKERRARRARGGAIHWEHEFAPARLWIVPVAGGEPRLVPAGPNVVSFAWSPDGRSFAVLTSESSDPYLVSSLNRLAIVDASGARPARPVPRAPSFHTRPAWSPDGRWVATLSLNGGLSNPNALLVCDAASGAVRDLAPDADRTFMGFAWAADSKSLVAVVSARTATVFERFPLAGAPRALPTPARTVTSALVANPAGTRLAFLSATDRTPEEVTVCDPDGGEVSVLTALNPQVAAWRVGDTRLVRWRNAEGIAIEGVLTTPAGMKPGLPAPLVVLPHGGPDEVTTTRFSPLVQYFASRGYSTLRPNYRGSFGYGFAFYAANRNRFGEVEQADIESGVDELIRERLADPKRLYFGGWSWGGYITTWTIGHVQRYRAAVAGAAVSDVFHSYSLSDINHGVAARWEFEGDPWRQPEHFDRVNPIRFVTNVRTPLLLLHGQADRRVPFAESVQFYRALADLGREVEFWAYPREDHGFVEPAHRADYIRRWADWYDAH comes from the coding sequence ATGCGCCCTTCGACCGCAGGTTCGTTGTTCGTCGTCATCGCCCTGTGCTGCGCCGCGCAGCCCGGCCAGGCCGCGCGCGAGTCGCGTCCGAGCGCGACCGAGCTGGTTTCGCTGCGCGCCGCTTCGGCGCTCGCGCTCTCGCCCGACGGCGGGCGCGTCGCGTTCCTGCTCGCGAGCGCGACGTTCGATTCGACCGCGCAACCGAAGGAGGGCGACGACGGCGCGGGCTGGAAGCGCGAGCGCCAGGTCTGGGTCGTGGACGCGGCGAGCCACGAGGCGCGCGCGCTGACGCACGGAGACGCCGCCGCTTCGGGCCCGTGCTGGTCCCCCGACGGGCGGACGCTCGCGTTCGTGCGCGAAGCCGGAGGCAAGGCCGTCCTGCAGCTGCTGCCTCTTTCCGGCGGCGAGGCGGCGAAGCTCGCGACCGGCGCTCTCGAGCCTTCCGAGCCCGCGTTCTCGCCGGATGGAAGGTTCATCGCGTTTCTCGCCGACGCGCCCCCCGATGCGAAAGAGCGGCGCGCGCGCCGGGCGCGCGGCGGAGCGATCCACTGGGAGCACGAGTTCGCGCCGGCGCGGCTGTGGATCGTCCCCGTGGCGGGCGGCGAGCCCCGGCTCGTCCCGGCGGGGCCCAACGTGGTCTCGTTCGCCTGGTCCCCCGACGGCAGGAGCTTCGCGGTGCTGACGAGCGAATCGTCCGACCCCTACCTCGTCTCGAGCCTCAACCGGCTCGCGATCGTGGACGCCTCCGGCGCACGGCCGGCGCGGCCGGTGCCGCGCGCGCCGAGCTTCCACACCCGGCCCGCGTGGTCCCCCGACGGCCGGTGGGTGGCGACGCTGTCGCTGAACGGCGGGCTGTCGAACCCGAACGCGCTGCTCGTCTGCGACGCCGCGAGCGGGGCGGTGCGCGATCTGGCGCCCGACGCCGATCGCACGTTCATGGGGTTCGCGTGGGCCGCGGACTCGAAGTCGCTGGTCGCGGTGGTCAGCGCGCGCACGGCGACGGTCTTCGAGCGCTTTCCGCTCGCGGGCGCGCCGCGGGCGCTGCCGACCCCCGCCCGCACCGTCACGAGCGCGCTGGTCGCGAACCCGGCGGGAACCCGGCTCGCGTTCCTCTCCGCGACCGATCGCACGCCCGAGGAGGTGACGGTCTGCGACCCGGACGGCGGCGAGGTCTCGGTGCTCACGGCGCTCAACCCGCAGGTCGCGGCCTGGCGCGTCGGCGACACCCGACTCGTGCGCTGGAGGAACGCCGAGGGCATCGCGATCGAGGGCGTGCTCACGACCCCGGCCGGAATGAAGCCGGGCCTGCCCGCGCCGCTGGTCGTGCTGCCGCACGGCGGGCCCGACGAGGTCACCACGACGCGCTTCTCGCCGCTGGTGCAGTACTTCGCCTCGCGCGGCTACTCGACGCTGCGCCCGAACTACCGCGGCTCGTTCGGCTACGGCTTCGCGTTCTACGCCGCCAACCGCAACCGCTTCGGCGAGGTGGAGCAGGCGGACATCGAAAGCGGCGTGGACGAGCTGATCCGCGAGCGGCTCGCCGACCCGAAGCGGCTCTACTTCGGCGGCTGGTCGTGGGGCGGCTACATCACGACCTGGACGATCGGCCACGTGCAACGCTATCGCGCCGCGGTCGCGGGCGCCGCCGTCTCGGACGTCTTCCATTCGTACTCGCTGAGCGACATCAACCACGGCGTCGCCGCGCGGTGGGAGTTCGAGGGCGATCCCTGGAGGCAGCCGGAACATTTCGACCGCGTGAACCCGATCCGCTTCGTCACGAACGTGCGGACGCCGCTGCTGCTGCTGCACGGGCAGGCGGACCGGCGCGTGCCGTTCGCCGAAAGCGTCCAGTTCTACCGCGCGCTCGCCGATCTCGGCCGTGAAGTCGAGTTCTGGGCCTATCCGCGCGAGGACCACGGGTTCGTCGAGCCCGCGCACCGGGCCGACTACATCCGACGCTGGGCCGACTGGTACGACGCGCACTGA
- a CDS encoding OmpA family protein, producing MRARLWLLPLLATAVFGVGAAVAEPIGAHWELSPFGGFTLFDPKLRYPGSNVPLADDLYLGGRLSYETRSWIGLELAAGTTPTAEDLASGALGYDFFHASGNLVISPAKRRWGTPYAFVGGGYAQLKPSSGEKRETGSIEFGGGVKLWMTDGVGLRFEARDISFKPLENLGPQNHFHNVVLGAGLTLALGATPRDTDGDGVPDRRDKCPATPKGATVDATGCPKDSDGDGVFDGLDKCPDTPKGATVDASGCPSDADGDGVFDGIDKCPDTPKGATVDATGCPKDSDGDGVLDGLDKCPNTPTGAKIDSTGCPVDSDGDGVYDGLDKCPNTPAGLKVDSDGCPIMVSERETELLDTGLIRLQDVNFETGKANLLPDAYPALDAVGAVMLKWPQLRIEVGGHTDSRGSEGLNQRLSQARADSVLAYMLRKYPALPPAQFTVKGYGESKPLVPNTNDLNRAKNRRVEFTVINKEVLKKEVEKRRLLKESEGSAAPAPTPAPADTTKKQ from the coding sequence ATGCGCGCACGTCTCTGGCTCCTGCCGCTGCTCGCGACCGCCGTGTTCGGCGTCGGGGCCGCGGTCGCCGAACCCATCGGAGCCCACTGGGAGTTGTCGCCCTTCGGCGGCTTCACGTTGTTCGATCCCAAGCTGCGCTACCCGGGCAGCAACGTGCCGCTCGCCGACGACCTCTACCTGGGCGGCCGGTTGAGCTACGAGACGCGCTCCTGGATCGGCCTCGAACTCGCCGCCGGCACGACGCCGACGGCCGAGGACCTGGCGAGCGGCGCGCTCGGATACGACTTCTTCCACGCCTCGGGCAACCTCGTGATCTCGCCGGCGAAGCGCCGCTGGGGCACGCCCTACGCGTTCGTCGGCGGCGGCTACGCGCAGCTCAAACCGTCCTCCGGCGAGAAGCGGGAAACGGGCTCGATCGAGTTCGGCGGCGGCGTGAAGCTGTGGATGACCGACGGCGTCGGCCTGCGCTTCGAGGCGCGCGACATTTCGTTCAAGCCGCTCGAGAACCTCGGCCCGCAGAACCATTTCCACAACGTCGTGCTGGGCGCCGGCCTGACGCTCGCGCTCGGCGCGACGCCGCGCGACACCGACGGCGACGGCGTGCCCGACCGCAGGGACAAGTGTCCGGCGACGCCGAAGGGCGCGACCGTGGACGCCACCGGCTGCCCGAAGGATTCCGACGGCGACGGCGTCTTCGACGGCCTCGACAAGTGCCCCGACACGCCGAAGGGCGCGACCGTGGACGCCTCGGGCTGCCCGAGCGACGCCGACGGCGACGGCGTCTTCGACGGCATCGACAAGTGCCCCGACACGCCGAAGGGCGCGACGGTGGACGCCACCGGCTGCCCGAAGGACTCCGACGGCGACGGCGTGCTCGACGGCCTCGACAAGTGCCCGAACACTCCGACCGGCGCGAAGATCGACTCCACCGGCTGCCCGGTGGACAGCGATGGCGACGGCGTCTACGACGGCCTCGACAAGTGCCCGAACACCCCGGCCGGCCTGAAGGTGGACTCCGACGGCTGCCCGATCATGGTTTCGGAGCGCGAGACCGAGTTGCTCGACACCGGGCTCATCCGCCTTCAGGACGTGAACTTCGAAACCGGCAAGGCGAACCTGCTGCCCGACGCGTACCCGGCGCTGGATGCGGTCGGGGCGGTCATGCTCAAGTGGCCGCAGCTGCGCATCGAGGTCGGCGGGCACACGGACTCGCGCGGTTCGGAAGGCCTGAACCAGCGCCTGTCGCAGGCGCGCGCCGACTCGGTGCTCGCGTACATGCTGCGCAAGTACCCGGCGCTGCCGCCCGCGCAGTTCACCGTCAAGGGTTACGGCGAGTCGAAGCCGCTCGTGCCGAACACGAACGACCTGAACCGCGCGAAGAACCGCCGTGTCGAGTTCACGGTGATCAACAAGGAAGTGCTCAAGAAGGAAGTCGAGAAGCGCCGCCTGCTCAAGGAGAGCGAAGGTTCGGCCGCGCCGGCGCCGACGCCAGCGCCCGCGGATACGACGAAGAAGCAGTAG
- a CDS encoding ABC transporter ATP-binding protein, which produces MAVLQIEEARRRFGATEALRGLSLELREGELLALLGPNGAGKTTLVRALAGRLRLDGGVLTLLGRDLAPHTPRPELGIVPQEIAVYPSLTARENLEVFGRLSGVSGAALAERVRWALEWTGLGDRPKAQAGTFSGGMKRRLNIACGVLHEPKVILLDEPTVGVDPQSRERIFDMLAVLRARGASLLLTTHDLAEAEARCDRIVIVDHGRAVAAGSLSELVAHAGLAGRRVRVRLERPAMAAPEGFTLAPGGRELDADVADIATDLPALLARVRAAGLAAQDLEVRSATLHEVFLALTGKELRE; this is translated from the coding sequence ATGGCGGTGCTGCAGATCGAGGAGGCCCGGAGGCGCTTCGGCGCCACCGAAGCGCTTCGCGGGTTGTCGCTGGAGCTGCGCGAGGGCGAGTTGCTCGCCCTGCTGGGACCGAACGGCGCGGGCAAGACCACGCTCGTGCGCGCCCTGGCCGGCCGGCTGCGGCTCGACGGCGGCGTGCTCACGCTGCTCGGCCGCGACCTCGCGCCGCACACGCCGCGGCCGGAGCTCGGCATCGTGCCGCAGGAGATCGCGGTCTATCCGTCCCTCACCGCCCGGGAGAACCTCGAGGTCTTCGGCCGCCTGAGCGGGGTGAGCGGGGCCGCGCTCGCGGAGCGCGTCCGCTGGGCCCTCGAGTGGACCGGGCTCGGCGACCGCCCGAAGGCGCAGGCGGGAACGTTCTCGGGCGGCATGAAGCGCCGGCTCAACATCGCCTGCGGCGTGCTGCACGAGCCGAAGGTGATCCTGCTCGACGAACCCACGGTCGGAGTGGACCCGCAGAGCCGCGAGCGCATCTTCGACATGCTGGCGGTGCTCCGCGCGCGCGGCGCCTCGCTGCTGCTCACGACGCACGACCTCGCCGAAGCCGAGGCGCGCTGCGACCGGATCGTGATCGTGGACCACGGCCGCGCGGTCGCGGCCGGCAGCTTGTCCGAACTGGTGGCGCACGCGGGCCTTGCCGGCCGGCGGGTGCGCGTGCGACTCGAACGGCCGGCGATGGCGGCGCCCGAGGGCTTCACCCTCGCCCCGGGCGGCCGCGAGCTGGACGCCGACGTCGCCGACATCGCCACCGACCTGCCCGCGCTGCTCGCGCGCGTGCGCGCGGCCGGACTCGCGGCGCAGGATCTCGAGGTGCGCTCGGCGACGCTGCACGAGGTCTTCCTCGCGCTCACCGGAAAGGAGCTGCGCGAATGA
- a CDS encoding OmpA family protein — MRFRIALTTFLLAGACAFAAGIASAAAPEGSLYWITPMAGYGLFSDKHLYPTDAPLKDAPVFGARVGARLNTWWGLEAAGAYSKPKEDNARGDEATVLNVSGNLMFTPVTWNIGGPYLAAGGGYVRYDTDVTGVEESHFGTFEQALGWRAWMGDHMALRLEGRNVLSVPHEHWTRSNKADQQLWAGLDFAWGGTPKDTDGDGVPDKKDKCPDTPAGATVDATGCPTDSDGDGVYDGLDKCTGTPKGATVDASGCPKDSDGDGVYDGIDKCPDTPKGATVDVTGCPKDSDGDGVLDGLDQCPNTPTGATVDAKGCPTDSDGDGVFDGIDKCPNTPAGLKVDSEGCPIEVTEKETQLLDTGMIRLQGVNFETGKSDLLPDSYPALNEVGTVLRKWKQLNIEIGGHTDSRGTAASNQKLSEARAQSVRSYLLTTFPDIDPNQLTAKGYGESRPIAPNNNALNMAKNRRVEFVVTNKDVLKKEIEKRKLLTK, encoded by the coding sequence ATGCGCTTCCGTATCGCACTCACTACGTTCCTGCTCGCGGGTGCCTGCGCGTTCGCCGCCGGCATCGCGAGCGCCGCCGCTCCGGAGGGAAGCCTCTACTGGATCACTCCCATGGCGGGCTACGGCCTCTTCTCGGACAAGCATCTCTATCCGACCGACGCACCCCTCAAGGACGCGCCCGTCTTCGGCGCCCGGGTGGGCGCGCGCCTCAACACCTGGTGGGGCCTCGAAGCGGCCGGCGCGTACTCGAAGCCGAAGGAGGACAACGCCCGCGGTGACGAGGCGACGGTCCTCAACGTCTCCGGCAACCTGATGTTCACGCCCGTCACCTGGAACATCGGCGGGCCGTACCTCGCCGCCGGCGGCGGCTACGTCCGCTACGACACCGACGTGACCGGCGTCGAGGAGTCGCACTTCGGCACCTTCGAGCAGGCGCTGGGCTGGCGCGCGTGGATGGGCGACCACATGGCGCTGCGGCTCGAGGGCCGCAACGTCCTCAGCGTTCCGCACGAGCACTGGACGCGCTCGAACAAGGCCGACCAGCAGCTGTGGGCAGGACTCGACTTCGCCTGGGGCGGCACGCCGAAGGACACCGACGGCGACGGCGTTCCCGACAAGAAGGACAAGTGTCCCGACACGCCCGCGGGCGCGACCGTGGACGCGACCGGCTGCCCGACGGACTCCGACGGCGACGGCGTCTATGACGGCCTCGACAAGTGCACCGGCACGCCCAAGGGCGCGACGGTGGACGCCTCGGGCTGCCCGAAGGACTCCGACGGCGACGGCGTCTACGACGGCATCGACAAGTGCCCGGACACGCCCAAGGGCGCGACGGTGGACGTCACCGGTTGCCCGAAGGACTCCGACGGCGACGGCGTGCTCGACGGCCTCGACCAGTGCCCGAACACCCCGACCGGCGCGACGGTGGACGCCAAGGGTTGTCCGACGGACTCCGACGGTGACGGCGTCTTCGACGGCATTGACAAGTGCCCCAACACCCCGGCCGGCCTCAAGGTGGATTCCGAGGGCTGCCCGATCGAAGTGACCGAGAAGGAAACGCAGTTGCTCGACACCGGCATGATCCGGCTGCAGGGCGTCAACTTCGAGACCGGCAAGTCCGACCTGCTTCCGGACTCCTACCCGGCGCTCAACGAGGTCGGGACGGTGCTCCGCAAGTGGAAGCAGCTGAACATCGAGATCGGCGGGCACACGGACTCGCGCGGCACGGCGGCGTCGAACCAGAAGCTGTCCGAGGCCCGGGCGCAGTCGGTGCGTTCGTACCTGCTGACCACCTTCCCGGACATCGATCCGAACCAGCTGACCGCGAAGGGCTACGGCGAGTCGCGGCCGATCGCCCCGAACAACAACGCGCTCAACATGGCGAAGAACCGCCGCGTCGAGTTCGTGGTGACCAACAAGGACGTCCTCAAGAAGGAAATCGAGAAGCGCAAGCTGCTC
- a CDS encoding ABC transporter permease: MIRILAQVAWKKLMRDRAALMLVFVVPVVFFTIFAMIFGQQGGPSTRRVDLLVVDESHTAVSERLVAALAADPGLRVHTAWRAEGTRDTTRFPLTRARAEQLVREGECSVAMVLPAGIDTSLSRFDGRGEAVVLLTDPSDPVAPPMAAGLLQRAVLAAGRAEAAEFGATGAATPVEDLMPARTRVEQVVGRERKPSGFVSFYAAGVAVMFLMFSASGSGGSLIEENETGTLERVLSSRVSMTQLLLAKWLHIAGLGVLQITIMYVWGALVFGLPLADHLPGFAVMTVFTAACCASFGLVIATLSRTRQQLQALANLIILTLSGIGGSMFPRPLMSEGMQKFSLVGFNAWALDGYLKVFWRDQPLVALWPQLLALALFTAGFFWLARRLAARWERD; encoded by the coding sequence ATGATCCGCATCCTGGCGCAGGTGGCGTGGAAGAAGCTGATGCGGGACCGGGCGGCGCTGATGCTGGTGTTCGTGGTGCCGGTCGTGTTCTTCACCATCTTCGCGATGATCTTCGGCCAGCAGGGCGGGCCGAGCACGCGGCGCGTGGACCTGCTCGTGGTGGACGAATCGCACACGGCCGTGAGCGAGCGGCTGGTGGCGGCGCTCGCCGCCGACCCGGGCCTGCGCGTGCACACCGCGTGGCGCGCCGAAGGCACGCGCGACACGACGAGGTTCCCGCTCACCCGCGCGCGCGCCGAGCAGCTGGTGCGCGAAGGCGAGTGTTCGGTGGCGATGGTGCTGCCGGCCGGCATCGACACGTCGCTGTCGCGCTTCGACGGCCGGGGCGAGGCGGTCGTGCTGCTGACCGACCCCTCCGACCCGGTCGCGCCGCCCATGGCGGCCGGGCTGCTGCAGCGGGCGGTGCTCGCCGCGGGCCGCGCCGAGGCCGCCGAGTTCGGGGCCACCGGAGCTGCGACGCCGGTGGAGGACCTGATGCCGGCCCGCACGCGCGTCGAGCAGGTGGTGGGGCGCGAGCGCAAGCCCAGCGGCTTCGTGTCGTTCTACGCCGCCGGCGTGGCCGTCATGTTCCTCATGTTCAGCGCCAGCGGCTCCGGCGGTTCGCTGATCGAGGAAAACGAAACGGGCACGCTCGAGCGCGTGCTGTCGAGCCGCGTGAGCATGACGCAGCTGCTGCTCGCCAAGTGGCTGCACATCGCCGGGCTGGGCGTGTTGCAGATCACGATCATGTACGTGTGGGGCGCGCTCGTCTTCGGGCTGCCGCTCGCGGACCACCTGCCGGGGTTCGCGGTGATGACCGTCTTCACGGCCGCCTGCTGCGCCTCGTTCGGGCTCGTCATCGCGACGCTGTCGCGCACGCGACAGCAGCTGCAGGCGCTCGCCAACCTGATCATCCTGACGCTGTCGGGCATCGGCGGCAGCATGTTCCCCCGGCCGCTGATGAGCGAGGGCATGCAGAAGTTCTCGCTGGTGGGCTTCAACGCCTGGGCGCTGGACGGCTACCTCAAGGTCTTCTGGCGCGACCAGCCGCTGGTGGCGCTGTGGCCGCAGCTGCTCGCGCTGGCGCTGTTCACCGCCGGCTTCTTCTGGCTCGCGCGCCGGCTCGCCGCCCGCTGGGAGAGGGACTAG
- the map gene encoding type I methionyl aminopeptidase — MSIDDDRDLEGLRAIGRIVRAALEAMRAAVAPGVTTAGLDAIGADVMRAHGARSAPQLVYRFPGVTCISVNDELVHGIPSPDRRLAEGDLVKLDATFEKDGYMADAAITVPVGRVSGRALALAACAERAFERALREVRPGRRVREVGAAIEREVRRDGFSVVPALQGHGIGRTIHEQPMVPNWDDPSASAVLTENLVITVEPIIAMGRGDAFEAADGWTIRTADGSLAAHHEHTLVVTRRGPLLLTAA, encoded by the coding sequence ATGTCCATTGACGACGATCGCGACCTCGAGGGCCTGCGCGCCATCGGGCGGATCGTGCGCGCCGCGCTCGAGGCGATGCGCGCCGCCGTCGCTCCCGGCGTCACCACGGCCGGGCTCGACGCCATCGGCGCGGACGTCATGCGCGCGCACGGCGCCCGCTCGGCGCCGCAGCTCGTCTACCGCTTTCCCGGGGTCACGTGCATCAGCGTCAACGACGAGCTCGTGCACGGCATCCCCTCGCCCGATCGCCGGCTCGCCGAGGGCGATCTGGTGAAGCTCGATGCGACGTTCGAGAAGGACGGCTACATGGCCGACGCGGCGATCACCGTGCCGGTGGGCCGTGTCTCCGGGCGGGCGCTGGCGCTGGCGGCGTGCGCGGAGCGCGCGTTCGAACGCGCCCTGCGGGAGGTGCGCCCGGGCCGGCGCGTGCGCGAGGTGGGCGCGGCGATCGAGCGCGAGGTGCGCCGCGACGGCTTCTCGGTGGTCCCGGCCCTGCAGGGGCACGGCATCGGCCGCACGATCCACGAACAGCCGATGGTGCCGAACTGGGACGATCCCTCGGCGTCCGCGGTGCTGACCGAAAACCTGGTGATCACCGTCGAGCCGATCATCGCGATGGGGCGCGGCGACGCGTTCGAGGCGGCCGACGGCTGGACGATCCGCACCGCCGACGGCTCGCTCGCGGCGCACCACGAGCACACGCTCGTCGTCACCCGGCGCGGCCCGCTGCTGCTGACCGCGGCCTGA
- a CDS encoding transglycosylase domain-containing protein, with translation MALVLLLVGAAALLARFVERVRAFEARHATGPAWAFPSRVWSADIPLVRGALAPVPWLRAELAARGYREAYVVRAPGQWAPTAEGAEIWLRGFAAVPGRAAAPERVRLRIEQGRIAAVRRLQDAGEPAAPRTGRSLRARGTARSSRADRADAAPPPPAIEPLLIATLADSNNVAREFVPLARIPRVLQQAAIAAEDRRFRSHWGLDLKGNARALVANVRAGGVRQGASTITQQLARGLFLGQQRSLARKLAEMPLAVMLERVIGKDRVLEMYLNSVYFGRDEWGGIAGVADASRRFFGVPVDSLSTAQAALLVGVIPAPNLYSPLRRPDQARRRRAAVLRDMVEVGALDSASAAASAAGPLGLKPSPPLRQRFPSYVSYVRQYLGTRLPKGALEGWGLDVMTALDPVWQQAAEAGLAAGVDAQEGWRGRGRGPLQGAFVLLDNESGEVRALVGGRDPGRGDFNRATQALRQPGSAIKPVVYAAALDARRGGVKFTAGSTLPDLRREFATPEGPWKPRNDEGDYHASVTLAKALAKSLNVATANLVERVGAGTVSRYAERFGLGRPAAVASIGLGTHEVTPLALADAYTVFPNGGWRREPTPVRAVFDGRGRALRLEGGKRVDVLPPEAASLARGLLEDVVTFGISNPLVSTYGFARPCGGKTGTTNDYHDAWFVGFTPVVTAAVWIGYDQPQSLARPAVRVALPAWAGIMTRVLDGFPPEPFAPAPGETLVWVDPWSGLRAREDCPAPMRVPFSKGSEPSAACALDHTADWEAILSRAYADSLAKAAADSAAAADSAAAESLGIES, from the coding sequence GTGGCGCTCGTCCTGCTGCTGGTCGGGGCCGCCGCGCTGCTCGCGCGCTTCGTCGAGCGCGTGCGCGCCTTCGAGGCGCGGCACGCGACGGGCCCCGCGTGGGCCTTTCCCTCGCGCGTCTGGTCGGCCGACATTCCGCTCGTGCGCGGCGCGCTGGCGCCCGTGCCGTGGCTGCGCGCCGAGCTGGCGGCGCGCGGCTACCGCGAAGCGTACGTCGTCCGCGCACCGGGCCAGTGGGCGCCGACGGCCGAGGGCGCCGAGATCTGGCTCAGGGGCTTCGCCGCCGTGCCGGGGCGCGCCGCCGCGCCCGAACGCGTGCGCCTGCGCATCGAGCAGGGGCGCATCGCCGCCGTGCGGCGCCTGCAGGACGCGGGGGAGCCGGCGGCCCCGCGAACCGGGCGGAGCCTGCGCGCTCGCGGCACGGCCCGGTCCTCGCGCGCCGATCGCGCCGACGCCGCGCCGCCCCCGCCGGCGATCGAGCCGCTGCTGATCGCGACCCTCGCCGACTCGAACAACGTGGCGCGCGAGTTCGTGCCGCTCGCGCGCATCCCGCGCGTGCTGCAGCAGGCCGCGATCGCGGCCGAGGACCGGCGCTTCCGCTCGCACTGGGGGCTGGACCTCAAGGGCAACGCACGCGCGCTGGTCGCGAACGTGCGCGCGGGCGGCGTGCGCCAGGGCGCGAGCACGATCACGCAGCAGCTCGCGCGCGGACTTTTTCTCGGCCAGCAGCGCTCGCTGGCGCGCAAGCTCGCCGAGATGCCGCTCGCGGTGATGCTCGAACGCGTGATCGGCAAGGACCGCGTGCTCGAGATGTACCTCAACAGCGTCTACTTCGGGCGCGACGAGTGGGGCGGCATCGCCGGCGTCGCCGACGCCTCGCGGCGCTTCTTCGGCGTGCCGGTGGACTCGCTCTCGACCGCGCAGGCGGCGCTGCTGGTCGGCGTCATCCCGGCGCCCAACCTCTACTCGCCGCTGCGCCGTCCGGACCAGGCGCGGCGCCGGCGCGCCGCGGTGCTGCGCGACATGGTCGAAGTCGGCGCGCTCGACAGCGCGAGCGCGGCCGCGTCGGCCGCCGGGCCGCTGGGGCTGAAGCCATCGCCGCCACTGCGCCAGCGTTTTCCTTCGTACGTCTCCTACGTGCGCCAGTATCTCGGGACTCGACTGCCGAAGGGCGCGCTCGAAGGCTGGGGGCTCGACGTGATGACCGCGCTCGATCCGGTCTGGCAGCAGGCGGCGGAGGCCGGCCTCGCGGCCGGCGTGGACGCGCAGGAAGGCTGGCGCGGCCGCGGCCGGGGTCCGCTGCAGGGCGCGTTCGTGCTGCTCGACAACGAAAGCGGCGAGGTGCGCGCGCTGGTCGGCGGCCGCGACCCCGGCCGCGGCGACTTCAACCGCGCGACGCAGGCGCTGCGCCAGCCGGGTTCGGCGATCAAGCCGGTCGTTTACGCGGCGGCCCTCGATGCGCGCCGCGGTGGAGTGAAGTTCACCGCCGGCTCGACCTTGCCCGACCTGCGGCGCGAGTTCGCGACCCCCGAGGGCCCGTGGAAGCCGCGCAACGACGAGGGCGACTATCACGCGAGCGTGACGCTGGCCAAGGCGCTCGCCAAGTCGCTCAACGTCGCCACCGCGAACCTGGTCGAAAGGGTCGGCGCCGGAACCGTGTCGCGCTATGCCGAGCGCTTCGGGCTCGGCCGGCCGGCGGCGGTCGCGAGCATCGGGCTCGGCACGCACGAGGTGACGCCGCTCGCGCTCGCCGACGCCTACACCGTCTTTCCGAACGGCGGATGGCGGCGCGAGCCCACGCCGGTGCGCGCCGTGTTCGACGGCCGCGGGCGCGCGCTGCGCCTCGAGGGCGGGAAGCGCGTGGACGTGCTGCCGCCCGAGGCCGCCTCGCTCGCCCGCGGCCTGCTCGAGGACGTGGTGACGTTCGGCATCTCGAACCCGCTCGTCTCCACCTACGGTTTCGCGCGCCCGTGCGGCGGCAAGACCGGGACGACGAACGACTACCACGACGCCTGGTTCGTGGGCTTCACGCCCGTGGTCACGGCGGCCGTGTGGATCGGCTACGACCAGCCGCAAAGCCTGGCGCGCCCGGCCGTGCGCGTGGCGCTGCCGGCGTGGGCCGGGATCATGACGCGGGTGCTGGACGGCTTTCCGCCCGAGCCGTTCGCGCCCGCGCCGGGCGAGACGCTGGTGTGGGTGGATCCGTGGTCGGGCCTGCGCGCGCGCGAGGACTGCCCAGCGCCGATGCGCGTGCCGTTCTCGAAGGGCAGCGAGCCGAGCGCGGCCTGCGCGCTCGACCACACCGCCGACTGGGAGGCGATTCTTTCCAGAGCCTACGCGGACAGTCTGGCGAAGGCGGCCGCCGACTCGGCCGCCGCCGCAGATTCGGCGGCCGCGGAATCGCTCGGGATCGAGTCGTGA